A region of Lichenibacterium dinghuense DNA encodes the following proteins:
- a CDS encoding YoaK family protein → MKFQPSTVAVALTFVAGSVDGLTLIVVGRFASHMTGTTSMLVHDLARGRLAVGMAALGALFAFASGASVAGLLVGDRTSDRQVERLPLLLVIEAVSLIGAGVVGDGGSNDVAVMLALSAFAMGVQNASSSLCLGDRVRTTHLTGTLTDLGIAVGRLVRVGRMGPHHPPIAEMLRRSSSRLAAFAIGGLLAGMVAPAVGRLGLLAPSAVLFACALGRLPTHRR, encoded by the coding sequence TTGAAGTTCCAACCCTCAACCGTAGCTGTCGCGCTAACGTTCGTTGCCGGCAGCGTGGACGGGCTCACCCTCATCGTGGTCGGCCGTTTCGCCTCGCACATGACCGGGACGACATCGATGCTTGTGCACGACCTCGCGCGAGGCCGGCTCGCGGTCGGCATGGCGGCTCTCGGGGCCTTGTTCGCGTTCGCTTCCGGAGCATCGGTCGCGGGGCTCCTGGTCGGGGATCGTACTTCGGACAGGCAGGTCGAACGTTTGCCGTTGCTCCTGGTGATCGAGGCGGTGAGCTTGATCGGCGCCGGTGTGGTGGGCGATGGGGGCTCCAACGACGTCGCCGTCATGCTCGCGCTGTCGGCCTTCGCCATGGGTGTCCAGAACGCCTCCTCCTCCCTCTGTCTGGGCGACCGCGTCCGCACCACGCACCTCACCGGCACATTGACGGATCTGGGGATCGCGGTGGGCCGCCTGGTCCGCGTCGGGAGGATGGGTCCGCACCATCCGCCGATAGCCGAGATGCTTCGGCGGTCCTCATCGCGACTCGCGGCGTTCGCCATCGGCGGCCTCCTCGCCGGGATGGTCGCCCCGGCCGTGGGCAGGCTCGGCCTCCTCGCGCCATCCGCGGTACTGTTCGCCTGCGCCCTGGGCCGCCTGCCTACTCATCGACGGTGA
- a CDS encoding YhaN family protein translates to MRFDELTLEKYGAFERRTLTLTPGLNVVHGPNEGGKSTCMHAIRDFLFRIPERSPRSAKFGSDAARIGARLTTAAGAPVSLRRRCGRGRTLIDEAGAPCEDAVLSALLGAVDRDRFETLFGLDHEGLRKGGEALLSARGDIGRLIVEAGGGLRALVDRLDGLETRIDALFAPRRKAGRAFYDALTAHDAADKASKAEVLTWEMHERDRRAAVDAAAETARLRGERRGLGERASRLRCLARVVPILRRLDAAEEGILAFGDVAHLSGDFPERCGSLLDAHAAALGRRDEARGRLADVWDRRERLKVDDVLVAAEPELRDVEARLAVVRAFRGDRAARERDVGDADAQLGLLRDRLGLGEDADLVALLPTRPILRVVVDLAERDAGIGVRLRSARKEAAVAADVLSEATGRLEAMTARGHHRPFGIEATSFAALPSEWAAATSRIEAADRADGEQLGRAVELGMKDVAAVRRLACPDVEQVGAEIKARDALRAERARVISSLARAMADREAARVEMAALLGEGEVANGEAVDVARRTRDDAWASVRASYVGGQAPAAEAERHAMAGRLDASIADADRLADKRVAEADRVATLAQTRRRIATAQGAVEAAEGAARRLDRELVEAGEAFRGAFPEACALRPELASLQPFAAARRGIVEASDRTAAERRVAETALRDLAPAMARLAWAELRAGLASHAAAELGGRVRAVASAIGAHDRAHEAYLRERGAMPGLEERRRKSLAELQDVERERREWAAAWAAATAALGVGADEPVASTAALAGAWERARGDLRAVAQARALVMRMDEEEATLGGQVASIAGRIGLATAVDPVAAGDMLLSVREGNEAARLGREALGPEVAKAQADVAGWEEELGSLGRRLATIADEIGGARDLDRLRATVVRGRRLAVLRRERDALGEAARVAGDDLPLQFLRGEAEGCDLDAVRAESSEIAGRLDALDGRIEGSIAEEVRTTAILRGHGRSPGDAGLVAVREAAVADMHAAAEQWVELKVAKDLLDRAIRVVRDERQDPLVREAGILFSRMTRGAYAGAAADVDDRGDPIVRGVRSTGGDPQPVATMSEGTRDQMFLAFRLASVGAYCAAAEPLPFVADDLLVHFDDGRAEATLDLLADFAGATQVLLFTHHASVRDAAVRLQRQGRTTVVEVAP, encoded by the coding sequence ATGCGCTTCGATGAACTCACCCTCGAGAAGTACGGAGCGTTCGAGCGTCGCACCCTGACGCTGACGCCGGGTCTGAACGTCGTCCACGGACCCAACGAGGGCGGCAAGAGCACCTGCATGCATGCGATCCGGGATTTCCTGTTCAGGATTCCCGAGCGCTCGCCACGCTCCGCGAAGTTCGGTTCCGACGCGGCCCGCATCGGGGCGAGGCTCACGACGGCCGCGGGCGCCCCGGTCTCGCTGCGGCGGCGGTGCGGCCGGGGTCGCACCCTGATCGACGAGGCGGGGGCGCCCTGCGAGGACGCCGTGCTCTCGGCCCTGCTCGGCGCGGTCGACCGCGATCGGTTCGAGACGCTCTTCGGACTGGACCACGAGGGCCTTCGCAAGGGCGGTGAGGCCCTGCTCTCGGCCCGGGGGGACATCGGCAGGCTGATCGTGGAGGCGGGCGGCGGCCTCCGCGCCCTGGTCGACAGGCTCGACGGCCTCGAGACGCGGATCGATGCCCTGTTCGCACCGCGACGCAAGGCAGGGAGGGCGTTCTACGACGCGCTCACCGCGCACGACGCGGCCGACAAGGCTTCGAAGGCCGAGGTCCTGACCTGGGAGATGCACGAACGCGACCGGCGCGCGGCCGTGGACGCCGCGGCGGAGACGGCGCGCCTGCGCGGGGAAAGGCGCGGGCTCGGCGAGCGCGCGTCGCGACTGCGGTGCCTCGCGCGCGTCGTACCCATCCTGCGGCGGCTCGACGCGGCGGAGGAGGGGATCCTCGCCTTCGGGGACGTCGCGCATCTGTCCGGCGACTTCCCGGAAAGGTGCGGCTCACTCCTCGACGCGCACGCCGCCGCCCTCGGGCGTCGGGACGAGGCCCGTGGTCGCCTGGCCGACGTGTGGGATCGCCGCGAGCGCTTGAAGGTCGACGATGTCCTCGTCGCGGCGGAGCCGGAATTGCGCGACGTCGAAGCGAGGCTGGCCGTCGTCCGGGCGTTCCGCGGGGACAGGGCCGCCCGGGAGAGGGACGTCGGGGATGCCGACGCCCAACTCGGACTGTTGCGCGATCGCCTCGGCCTCGGGGAGGACGCGGACCTCGTCGCGCTGCTTCCCACGCGCCCCATCTTGCGGGTCGTCGTCGACCTCGCGGAACGGGACGCCGGCATCGGCGTCCGGCTCCGGTCGGCCCGCAAGGAGGCGGCGGTGGCGGCCGACGTCCTGTCCGAGGCGACCGGACGCCTCGAGGCCATGACCGCCCGGGGACACCATCGACCGTTCGGGATCGAGGCGACCAGCTTCGCGGCGCTCCCGTCCGAGTGGGCGGCGGCGACGTCGCGGATCGAGGCCGCCGATCGTGCCGATGGGGAACAGCTCGGCCGGGCCGTCGAGCTCGGGATGAAGGACGTCGCCGCGGTGCGCCGGCTGGCGTGCCCCGACGTCGAGCAGGTCGGTGCCGAGATCAAGGCGCGGGACGCGCTCAGGGCCGAACGGGCACGGGTGATCTCGTCGCTCGCGCGAGCCATGGCCGACCGAGAGGCCGCGCGCGTGGAGATGGCGGCGCTGCTCGGGGAGGGCGAGGTGGCGAACGGGGAGGCCGTCGACGTCGCCCGCCGGACACGCGACGACGCCTGGGCGTCGGTCCGCGCCTCGTACGTCGGCGGGCAGGCGCCCGCGGCCGAGGCGGAACGGCACGCGATGGCCGGGCGCCTCGACGCGAGCATCGCCGACGCCGACCGCCTCGCCGACAAGCGCGTCGCCGAAGCGGACCGCGTCGCCACCCTCGCGCAGACCCGGCGACGGATCGCGACGGCGCAAGGGGCGGTCGAGGCCGCGGAGGGCGCCGCGCGACGCCTCGACCGGGAACTGGTCGAGGCCGGGGAGGCCTTCCGCGGCGCTTTCCCCGAAGCCTGCGCCTTGCGGCCGGAACTCGCCTCGCTCCAGCCGTTCGCGGCGGCGCGGCGCGGCATCGTGGAAGCTTCCGACCGGACCGCCGCGGAACGTCGCGTGGCCGAGACCGCCCTGCGCGACCTGGCGCCGGCGATGGCGCGCCTCGCGTGGGCGGAGCTTCGGGCCGGCCTCGCGTCCCATGCCGCCGCGGAGCTCGGCGGCCGCGTGCGGGCCGTGGCCTCGGCCATCGGCGCGCACGACCGCGCGCACGAGGCCTATCTGAGGGAACGGGGAGCCATGCCGGGATTGGAGGAACGGCGGCGGAAGTCGCTCGCGGAACTCCAGGACGTCGAGCGGGAGCGGCGGGAGTGGGCCGCCGCGTGGGCCGCGGCGACCGCCGCGCTCGGCGTCGGCGCCGACGAACCCGTCGCGTCCACGGCGGCGCTGGCGGGGGCGTGGGAGCGGGCCCGGGGTGACCTGAGGGCGGTCGCGCAGGCGCGTGCCCTCGTCATGCGCATGGACGAGGAGGAGGCCACCCTCGGAGGCCAGGTCGCCTCGATCGCGGGTCGGATCGGACTCGCCACGGCCGTGGATCCCGTGGCGGCGGGGGACATGCTGTTGAGCGTCCGTGAGGGCAACGAGGCGGCGCGCCTCGGCCGTGAGGCGCTCGGGCCGGAGGTGGCCAAGGCCCAGGCCGACGTCGCGGGCTGGGAGGAGGAACTCGGTTCCCTCGGGCGACGGCTCGCGACCATCGCGGACGAGATCGGCGGGGCCCGCGACCTCGATCGCCTGCGCGCGACCGTGGTGCGCGGGCGCCGGCTCGCCGTGTTGCGGCGTGAGCGCGATGCCCTCGGCGAGGCGGCGCGCGTCGCCGGCGATGACCTGCCCCTGCAGTTCCTGCGTGGGGAAGCCGAGGGCTGCGACCTCGATGCCGTGCGGGCGGAGTCGTCCGAGATCGCCGGGCGTCTCGACGCTCTCGACGGCAGGATCGAGGGGTCGATCGCCGAGGAGGTTCGGACGACGGCGATCCTCCGGGGGCATGGCCGGTCCCCCGGCGACGCGGGTTTGGTCGCGGTCCGGGAGGCGGCCGTGGCGGACATGCACGCCGCGGCGGAACAATGGGTGGAGCTCAAGGTCGCCAAGGACCTACTCGACCGGGCCATACGCGTCGTCCGGGACGAGCGCCAGGATCCGCTCGTCAGGGAGGCGGGGATCCTGTTCTCGCGCATGACGCGCGGCGCCTACGCCGGCGCCGCGGCCGACGTGGACGACCGAGGCGATCCTATCGTGAGGGGGGTCCGCTCCACCGGAGGGGACCCGCAGCCCGTCGCCACGATGAGCGAGGGCACGCGGGACCAGATGTTCCTGGCCTTCCGGCTCGCCAGCGTCGGGGCCTACTGCGCCGCCGCCGAACCGCTGCCGTTCGTGGCCGACGACCTGTTGGTCCATTTCGACGACGGACGGGCCGAAGCCACTCTCGATCTCCTCGCGGACTTCGCCGGGGCGACGCAGGTCCTGCTCTTCACGCACCACGCCTCGGTCCGCGACGCGGCCGTTCGGCTGCAACGGCAGGGGCGGACGACCGTCGTCGAGGTCGCACCCTGA
- a CDS encoding fused DSP-PTPase phosphatase/NAD kinase-like protein, giving the protein MSGRVPHDLPMREADVDVRAWKEPDRGPVDAHPRRSRTGLAGAMAVVLSVGLAAGGWAGWLRLSGNIHEFDGGMYRSGQLGPERLSSFVREHGIRTVLNLRGENPGKGWYDAEIGAVSEAGATLVSIQLSAAHEPDAVTMARLIEVLRTSPRPLLLHCDAGADRSGLASALYELAVMHRAPATADRQLSFRYGHFPWLTSKSGAMDRAFAAYSAAFEAAGG; this is encoded by the coding sequence ATGAGCGGACGCGTCCCGCATGACCTGCCGATGAGGGAGGCGGACGTGGACGTCCGGGCATGGAAGGAGCCCGACCGAGGCCCCGTCGACGCACACCCGCGGCGATCGCGGACGGGCCTGGCCGGTGCGATGGCCGTCGTGCTCTCGGTCGGCCTCGCGGCCGGGGGATGGGCCGGTTGGCTAAGGCTCTCGGGGAACATCCACGAATTCGACGGTGGGATGTACCGATCCGGCCAGTTAGGCCCGGAGCGGCTGTCGAGCTTCGTGCGCGAGCACGGCATCAGGACCGTGTTGAACCTCCGCGGCGAAAACCCAGGCAAGGGATGGTACGACGCCGAGATCGGGGCGGTCTCGGAAGCGGGGGCGACCCTCGTGTCGATCCAGCTCTCGGCGGCCCACGAGCCGGACGCGGTCACCATGGCGCGCCTGATCGAGGTCCTGCGGACGTCGCCCAGACCTCTGCTCCTCCATTGCGACGCCGGCGCCGACCGCTCGGGATTGGCGTCGGCCCTCTACGAACTCGCCGTCATGCACAGGGCGCCGGCCACAGCGGATCGACAGCTGTCGTTCCGCTACGGGCACTTCCCATGGCTGACCAGCAAGTCGGGCGCGATGGATCGCGCGTTCGCCGCCTATTCGGCGGCGTTCGAAGCGGCCGGAGGGTGA
- a CDS encoding MurR/RpiR family transcriptional regulator, with translation MSNPPAPFTARIAGNMGALSRAERRVAHVLRDGREEILFASASALAKKAGTSDATVVRTVRALGYSTFDELRLAMASEMRAEPSQADRLAATLDDVVRDPTSILGRTVAQHVRALTKMTHDVPAADFRSVVDLVVEAKRVVTFGIGPTSAVADYLVTQLSRFGFDAWSCTRTGILCADDLNRLRPGDALVVFAYGTGYAELVALLREAERLGLRRALVTDDLDPRLREPFDPVLLVARGRADMLSMHTATLGFVEALLVGAAARRPDESLENLRRLGRLRADIAGGTSTDLAPGAHVGPPTDEDRSGSMR, from the coding sequence ATGTCGAACCCCCCCGCGCCGTTCACCGCCCGCATCGCGGGCAACATGGGCGCCCTCAGCCGCGCCGAGCGCCGGGTGGCGCATGTTCTCCGGGATGGTCGGGAGGAGATCCTGTTCGCGTCCGCCTCGGCGCTGGCGAAGAAGGCGGGGACGAGCGACGCCACCGTGGTGCGCACGGTCCGAGCGCTCGGTTACTCGACGTTCGACGAGTTGCGCCTCGCCATGGCCTCCGAGATGAGGGCCGAACCCTCGCAGGCCGATCGTCTGGCGGCGACCTTGGATGACGTGGTGCGGGACCCGACGTCGATCCTCGGTCGCACGGTCGCCCAGCATGTCCGGGCCCTGACGAAGATGACCCACGACGTGCCGGCCGCCGATTTCCGGAGCGTGGTCGACCTGGTCGTGGAAGCCAAGCGCGTCGTCACCTTCGGGATCGGTCCCACGAGCGCCGTGGCCGACTACCTCGTCACGCAGCTGTCACGCTTCGGCTTCGACGCCTGGAGTTGCACGCGGACGGGCATCCTGTGCGCCGACGACCTCAATCGCCTCCGGCCGGGCGACGCGCTCGTCGTCTTCGCCTACGGCACCGGATACGCGGAGCTGGTGGCGCTGCTCCGCGAGGCCGAACGCCTCGGATTGAGGCGCGCCCTGGTGACCGACGACCTGGACCCCCGACTCCGTGAGCCGTTCGACCCCGTCCTGCTCGTCGCCCGCGGCCGGGCGGACATGCTGAGCATGCACACCGCCACCCTGGGCTTCGTCGAGGCCCTGCTCGTCGGGGCCGCCGCCAGGAGACCCGACGAAAGCCTGGAGAACCTGCGACGCCTCGGACGCCTGCGCGCCGACATCGCAGGCGGGACGTCGACGGACCTCGCGCCGGGGGCGCACGTCGGCCCTCCGACGGACGAGGACCGATCGGGGAGCATGCGATGA
- a CDS encoding universal stress protein, whose product MTEYKDILVFLDVGEDCAARTDVAVHLAARHGARLVGVDVGTPAASEGHWRDRALGLREAFETKARSANVATTFRVAAPEARVAHDFGAHCADLIVATQPHPDAEHLSAKAVPRDVLVGAGVPMLLLPTGWRSRETLGRRLLIAWNFSREATRAVHDAMPLLAAAEKVFLFLFEQDFDRRRLDVTDVKEHLERHGAKVEVSGWQDTGEVEVASAMFAGLDRDEVDLIVAGAYGRSPLAETMFGGTTETLLNNVSMPVLLSH is encoded by the coding sequence ATGACGGAATACAAGGACATCCTGGTCTTCCTCGACGTGGGCGAGGACTGCGCGGCGCGCACCGACGTGGCCGTCCATCTCGCGGCGCGACACGGGGCGCGTCTCGTCGGCGTCGACGTCGGCACGCCGGCGGCCTCCGAGGGACACTGGCGCGACCGGGCGCTGGGCCTCCGGGAGGCCTTCGAGACCAAGGCCCGCTCGGCGAACGTCGCGACGACCTTCCGGGTCGCAGCCCCCGAAGCCCGGGTCGCGCACGACTTCGGCGCCCATTGCGCCGACCTGATCGTCGCGACCCAACCCCATCCCGACGCGGAGCACCTCTCCGCGAAGGCCGTCCCGAGGGACGTGCTCGTCGGCGCGGGCGTTCCGATGTTGCTGCTCCCGACGGGATGGCGTTCCCGCGAAACGCTCGGCCGCCGCCTACTGATCGCCTGGAACTTCAGCCGCGAGGCGACCCGCGCCGTCCACGACGCGATGCCGCTGCTCGCGGCGGCAGAGAAGGTGTTCCTGTTCCTGTTCGAGCAGGACTTCGACAGGAGGCGATTGGACGTCACCGACGTGAAGGAGCACCTCGAACGCCACGGCGCCAAGGTCGAGGTGTCGGGCTGGCAGGACACGGGCGAGGTGGAGGTGGCGAGCGCGATGTTCGCCGGGCTGGACCGCGACGAGGTCGACCTCATCGTCGCCGGCGCCTACGGGCGGTCCCCCCTCGCCGAGACGATGTTCGGCGGCACCACGGAAACGCTTCTGAACAACGTTTCCATGCCCGTGTTGCTGTCCCACTGA
- a CDS encoding dynamin family protein has protein sequence MRPRAGIVGAPPRGEAAGLIAEALAVARGLPGVDPARDRLEELARRLDDDRFRLGVVGQFKRGKSTLLNALVGEALMPTSVLPATAVATTVAGGSSYGLDIVHRDGRVERRAVADGAALGTELARLVTEAGNPGNVLGLAQVDARVPSGLLGEGVVLVDTPGIGSTHRHNTDAARAALSTCDAVLVVFSTDLPIGEGEVAYLDEIRAVTPTTLVVMTKADLAVGDDLELLVHFLRGRLAEASPDAAAPDVWVVSARDAIAAKSHGDADALSRSGLASLERHLVEVLARDKGALLVAAVVGKAARSVVALRSTIALRYVALGLTREELDRRTTVFKDAVDALAERRKWARDLLSGDHRRAVAALDRACDALHVEASGSLHAALERASLPATTPEAGEGRLASAVSAFFTGARAGLVARAEADVASAVEAQRSRRDEIVREIAGAAEVIMGIERRTEVQPEGGPPLREPYWVASGHTDTMGSLTVDGIARLLPRRLRHARARRRLRAGLDAAIVRNLSSLQWAVRQWLEDAFRQWASKIEDEIENEIRVVDAALSYARERNALTASGIDEEREALASATATLESLELAMINLGRRLR, from the coding sequence ATGCGGCCTCGGGCGGGGATCGTCGGGGCGCCCCCGCGCGGCGAGGCGGCGGGGCTGATCGCCGAGGCACTCGCCGTCGCACGCGGCCTTCCCGGCGTCGACCCCGCTCGCGACCGCCTCGAAGAGCTCGCTCGACGCCTCGACGACGATCGGTTCCGGCTCGGCGTCGTCGGGCAGTTCAAGCGTGGCAAGAGCACGCTCCTCAATGCGCTGGTGGGCGAGGCGCTGATGCCGACCTCCGTGTTGCCCGCGACGGCCGTCGCCACCACGGTCGCCGGCGGGTCCTCGTACGGCCTGGACATCGTCCACCGCGACGGTCGTGTCGAGCGTCGGGCCGTCGCGGATGGCGCGGCGCTCGGCACGGAGTTGGCCAGGCTGGTGACGGAGGCCGGGAACCCCGGCAACGTGCTTGGCCTGGCGCAGGTCGACGCGAGGGTCCCATCCGGCCTGCTCGGCGAGGGCGTCGTGCTGGTCGACACGCCGGGCATCGGTTCGACGCATCGCCACAACACGGACGCGGCCCGCGCGGCCCTGTCCACGTGCGACGCCGTCCTGGTCGTGTTCTCGACCGACCTGCCGATCGGGGAGGGCGAGGTCGCCTACCTCGACGAGATCCGTGCGGTCACCCCGACGACGCTCGTCGTCATGACGAAGGCGGACCTCGCGGTCGGCGACGACCTGGAACTGCTGGTCCACTTCCTACGCGGGCGACTGGCCGAGGCGTCGCCCGACGCCGCGGCACCGGACGTCTGGGTGGTCTCGGCCCGCGACGCCATAGCGGCCAAGTCCCACGGCGACGCCGACGCGCTCTCCCGATCGGGTCTCGCGTCGCTCGAACGCCACCTCGTCGAGGTCCTGGCCCGGGACAAGGGGGCCCTCCTCGTCGCGGCGGTCGTCGGCAAGGCGGCGCGATCGGTCGTCGCCCTGCGCTCGACGATCGCGCTGCGGTACGTCGCCCTCGGACTGACCCGCGAGGAACTCGACCGTAGGACGACCGTCTTCAAGGACGCCGTCGATGCGCTGGCGGAAAGGCGGAAGTGGGCCCGGGATCTCCTGTCGGGCGACCATCGCCGCGCGGTCGCCGCGCTCGACCGGGCATGCGACGCACTGCACGTCGAGGCCTCGGGATCCCTCCACGCGGCGCTTGAACGAGCCTCGCTCCCGGCGACGACCCCCGAAGCGGGCGAGGGGAGGCTGGCGTCCGCGGTCTCCGCCTTCTTCACCGGGGCTCGGGCGGGGTTGGTCGCGCGGGCCGAGGCCGACGTCGCCTCGGCCGTCGAGGCGCAGAGATCGCGCCGCGACGAGATCGTGAGGGAGATCGCGGGCGCGGCCGAGGTGATCATGGGCATCGAGCGTCGGACCGAGGTCCAACCGGAGGGTGGGCCCCCGTTGCGCGAGCCTTACTGGGTCGCCTCCGGACACACGGACACGATGGGTTCCCTGACCGTCGACGGGATCGCCCGACTGTTGCCCCGACGTCTGCGGCATGCGAGGGCGCGGAGACGGCTCCGCGCCGGCCTGGACGCGGCGATCGTCCGCAACCTGTCGAGCCTCCAATGGGCGGTCCGCCAGTGGCTGGAGGACGCGTTTCGGCAGTGGGCTTCCAAAATCGAGGACGAGATCGAGAACGAGATCAGGGTCGTGGACGCCGCGCTGTCCTACGCGCGGGAAAGGAATGCGCTCACGGCGAGCGGTATCGACGAGGAGCGCGAGGCCCTCGCATCGGCCACCGCCACGCTCGAATCGCTGGAACTCGCCATGATCAACCTCGGCCGACGCTTGCGGTGA
- a CDS encoding potassium channel family protein produces the protein MIDPSRAAASLLGAVVVLISLQDAFEVVLLPRRVFRRWRLMRAFFVVTWCAWGAVGRRMPVGPKREDYLSIYGPLSMVLLFAFWASGLIVGFGLMQWGTDAGPPADGSTTLASRMLMSGDAFFTLGYGDVVPRTALSRILVILEAGVGFGFVALTIGYLPVLHQHFSDRDTQLIRLDARAGTPASGATMLLRFATEADRGSLDAWLAEWELWAARLIESHTSYPMLAFYRSQHRGHSWLASLAMILDCCVLLIASGRPPHLQASATFAAARRVLSEIGGSLHIAVRGTTEAGRFPSAAQIGDLAVALSSAGCTWDVDHSRVELMAALRATYEPLLERLSSYLLLPVVPWRDLDPESSTTDDRSSLIRRLTRDPAG, from the coding sequence ATGATCGATCCCTCCAGGGCGGCCGCGTCGCTGCTCGGCGCGGTCGTCGTGCTGATCTCGCTCCAGGACGCCTTCGAGGTCGTCCTCCTGCCACGCCGCGTCTTCAGGCGCTGGCGCCTGATGCGCGCCTTCTTCGTCGTCACGTGGTGCGCATGGGGCGCGGTGGGGCGGAGGATGCCGGTGGGTCCCAAACGCGAGGACTACCTGTCCATCTACGGTCCCTTGTCCATGGTGCTCCTGTTCGCCTTCTGGGCGTCGGGACTGATCGTGGGCTTCGGCCTCATGCAATGGGGTACGGACGCCGGTCCCCCGGCGGATGGGTCGACGACCCTCGCCAGCCGCATGCTGATGAGCGGGGACGCCTTCTTCACCCTGGGGTACGGCGACGTCGTCCCACGCACGGCGCTGTCGCGCATCCTCGTCATCCTGGAGGCGGGAGTCGGGTTCGGCTTCGTCGCCCTGACCATCGGCTACCTACCGGTGCTGCACCAGCACTTCTCGGATCGCGACACCCAACTCATCCGCCTCGACGCACGCGCCGGGACGCCGGCTTCGGGCGCCACCATGCTGTTGCGCTTCGCGACCGAAGCCGATCGCGGTTCGCTCGATGCATGGTTGGCCGAGTGGGAGCTGTGGGCGGCGCGGTTGATCGAAAGCCACACGTCCTACCCGATGCTGGCCTTCTACCGATCCCAACATCGTGGGCACTCGTGGCTGGCGTCGCTCGCGATGATCCTCGACTGCTGCGTCCTCCTCATCGCCAGCGGGCGACCACCGCACCTGCAGGCGTCGGCGACGTTCGCCGCCGCGAGGCGCGTCCTCTCGGAGATCGGCGGCTCGCTCCACATCGCCGTGCGGGGCACGACCGAGGCGGGGCGCTTTCCTTCGGCCGCCCAGATCGGCGACCTGGCCGTCGCCCTGTCGTCGGCGGGCTGCACCTGGGACGTCGATCACTCCCGGGTCGAACTCATGGCGGCGTTGCGGGCCACGTACGAACCTCTGCTGGAAAGGTTGTCGTCGTACCTGCTCCTGCCCGTGGTCCCCTGGCGTGACCTCGATCCCGAGTCGTCCACGACCGACGACCGATCGAGCCTGATCCGTCGCCTCACACGGGATCCCGCCGGGTAG
- a CDS encoding MFS transporter, which produces MSGRTAFRFVLVIGVLSFFADLTYEGARSVLGPYLAVLGASAFVIGVVTGIGELLGYGLRLASGRLADATQRYWPITISGYVVQMASVPLLALTSNWPEAAALIILERVGKAIRNPPRDVMLSHAAKRVGGFGYVFGIHEAMDQFGAMFGPLAVAAVLAGHGDYHRAFAVLLIPAAANLTLVVVASRLYPDPRNMEEGAKDGAGERLPPIYWTYLAGAALVAAGFADYPLIAYHFDKAHVVPGEWIAVFYAIAMAVSGTGSLVFGRLFDRFGFKVLVGLTAVTAAFAPLVFLGDFRVALVGAVVWGIGMGVHESIIPAAVAPMVAAGRRATAFGLFTAGYGVAWFLGSAAIGFLYERSIPATVAFCVVLQLAAVPTFLWVGRHRDAGR; this is translated from the coding sequence GTGTCCGGACGCACCGCGTTCCGGTTCGTGTTGGTGATCGGGGTCCTCAGCTTCTTCGCCGACCTGACGTACGAGGGTGCGAGGAGCGTGCTGGGGCCGTACCTCGCCGTCCTCGGAGCCAGCGCCTTCGTGATCGGCGTGGTGACCGGGATCGGGGAGCTGCTCGGCTACGGCCTGCGCCTCGCGTCGGGACGGCTGGCGGACGCCACGCAGCGCTACTGGCCGATCACGATCTCCGGTTACGTCGTGCAGATGGCTTCCGTGCCCCTGCTCGCCCTGACGAGCAATTGGCCCGAGGCGGCGGCGCTCATCATCCTCGAAAGGGTCGGCAAGGCGATCCGCAACCCGCCCCGCGACGTCATGCTGTCGCACGCCGCGAAGCGCGTGGGTGGCTTCGGGTATGTGTTCGGCATCCACGAGGCCATGGACCAGTTCGGCGCCATGTTCGGGCCGTTGGCCGTCGCGGCGGTGCTGGCCGGGCACGGCGACTACCACCGTGCCTTCGCGGTCCTCCTGATTCCGGCGGCGGCGAACCTGACGCTGGTGGTCGTCGCCTCGCGGCTCTACCCGGACCCGCGGAACATGGAGGAGGGAGCGAAGGATGGGGCGGGTGAGCGGTTGCCCCCGATCTATTGGACCTACCTCGCGGGCGCCGCGCTCGTGGCCGCGGGCTTCGCAGACTATCCCCTGATCGCATACCACTTCGACAAGGCGCACGTCGTTCCGGGGGAATGGATCGCGGTGTTCTACGCGATCGCGATGGCGGTGAGCGGAACCGGATCCCTCGTCTTCGGCAGGCTCTTCGACCGGTTCGGCTTCAAGGTGCTGGTCGGCCTCACCGCCGTCACCGCGGCCTTCGCGCCCCTGGTCTTCCTGGGGGATTTCCGGGTCGCGCTCGTCGGGGCCGTGGTCTGGGGGATCGGGATGGGCGTCCACGAATCCATCATCCCGGCCGCGGTCGCACCGATGGTGGCCGCGGGACGCCGCGCGACCGCGTTCGGTCTGTTCACGGCCGGCTACGGAGTGGCTTGGTTCCTCGGCAGCGCCGCGATCGGCTTCCTCTACGAACGATCGATCCCGGCCACCGTCGCGTTCTGCGTCGTCCTCCAACTCGCCGCGGTGCCGACGTTCCTGTGGGTGGGACGGCACCGGGACGCCGGCCGATGA